Proteins encoded in a region of the Candidatus Nanosynbacter sp. HMT-352 genome:
- the pnp gene encoding polyribonucleotide nucleotidyltransferase, translated as MSIINPSGKEIFSVTTDFCGRPLTLEVNRVGFRTTGSVLVRYGDTVVLGSAQVSSRPVQLDYFPLSIDYEEKFYAAGKISGSRFIKREGRPSDEAVLIGRLIDRPIRPLFPKGYRQEIQVVATVLSMDPSFRPDVIAMIAASSALMLTGTPFDGPVAGLRVGRVNGEFKAFLTPEEREKSDLDLVVAGIESGITMVEAGAKEVSEDVIVDAMAWAHQMMQPAIALQRELAEKVAPAQQEYDLILPDESIQQTVDAWVDGKFGEKIRRPYPERNEMISEIRAEFHEAMVEKLGLDEEEYSEVRGDYDEAFTLALHKDVRRGIVAERVRPDGRQLTEIRPLSSEVGFLPRAHGSSLFTRGVTQGMNIVTLAPLSYSQLIDTMEITDGERRYMHHYNAPGYTVGEVKRMGSPGRREIGHGYLAERALLPVLPTEEDFPYAIRSVTEIMSQNGSTSMAATCSSCLALMDAGVPISAPVSGIAMGLMMDGDTPYVLSDIADAEDFAGDMDFKVTGTSKGITALQMDMKVHGLPVAILRQAIEQSKAGRAHILEHMLSVLPEPRESLSPYAPRIEKIKIDPDKIGVIIGKGGETINKITSETGAEIDIKEDGLITVASPDGASIEKAMNWIKGLVEEPEVGKIYEGKVVGIKDFGAFVNILPGVDGMVHISKLAERRVEKVTDVVKEGQTVRVKITGIDERGKINLTMIGL; from the coding sequence ATGAGTATTATCAATCCAAGCGGCAAGGAGATTTTTAGTGTTACCACTGATTTTTGTGGTCGACCGCTGACTTTAGAAGTGAATCGCGTCGGTTTTAGGACGACTGGTAGCGTTTTGGTGCGCTATGGCGATACTGTAGTTTTGGGTAGCGCTCAAGTTAGCTCGCGTCCAGTGCAATTGGATTATTTTCCATTGTCGATTGATTACGAAGAAAAATTTTATGCAGCAGGTAAGATTTCTGGCAGCCGATTTATCAAGCGTGAAGGTCGCCCGAGTGATGAAGCTGTATTGATTGGTCGATTGATTGATCGTCCGATTCGTCCGCTTTTCCCGAAGGGTTATAGACAAGAAATCCAAGTCGTTGCAACTGTTTTGAGTATGGATCCGAGTTTCCGTCCAGATGTAATTGCGATGATCGCTGCGTCTAGTGCGTTAATGTTAACTGGCACGCCGTTTGACGGTCCAGTGGCTGGTTTGCGCGTGGGTCGAGTGAATGGCGAATTTAAGGCGTTCTTGACTCCGGAAGAGCGCGAAAAGTCAGATCTTGACTTGGTTGTGGCTGGTATTGAAAGCGGCATAACAATGGTAGAGGCTGGTGCTAAAGAAGTTTCAGAAGACGTTATCGTTGATGCGATGGCGTGGGCCCACCAGATGATGCAGCCAGCAATTGCCTTGCAGCGCGAATTGGCGGAAAAAGTTGCGCCAGCACAGCAGGAATATGATCTAATTTTGCCAGATGAATCAATTCAGCAAACGGTTGACGCGTGGGTTGATGGAAAATTTGGTGAGAAAATTCGTCGACCATATCCAGAGCGCAATGAAATGATAAGCGAAATTCGCGCCGAGTTCCATGAGGCGATGGTGGAAAAATTGGGACTGGACGAGGAAGAATATAGCGAAGTTCGTGGTGATTATGATGAAGCGTTTACTTTGGCTTTACATAAAGATGTTCGTCGAGGAATTGTCGCTGAGCGAGTTCGTCCTGACGGTCGACAATTGACCGAGATTCGTCCGCTTAGCTCAGAAGTTGGATTCTTGCCGCGCGCTCACGGTTCCAGCTTATTTACGCGTGGCGTAACTCAGGGAATGAATATTGTGACTTTGGCGCCACTGAGTTATTCGCAATTGATTGACACTATGGAAATTACCGACGGTGAGCGACGTTATATGCATCACTACAATGCGCCGGGCTATACAGTTGGTGAGGTTAAGCGAATGGGCAGTCCAGGTCGACGTGAAATTGGTCACGGATATTTGGCGGAACGTGCTTTGCTTCCAGTTTTGCCAACTGAAGAGGATTTTCCATACGCTATTCGCTCAGTTACTGAGATTATGAGTCAGAATGGCTCTACTTCGATGGCGGCGACCTGTTCTAGCTGCTTGGCGTTGATGGACGCTGGCGTGCCAATTTCGGCTCCAGTGAGTGGAATTGCGATGGGTCTAATGATGGACGGCGATACTCCGTATGTGTTGAGCGATATCGCTGATGCTGAGGACTTTGCTGGCGATATGGACTTTAAGGTAACCGGAACCTCAAAGGGTATTACGGCTCTTCAAATGGATATGAAGGTTCATGGCCTGCCAGTGGCGATATTGCGTCAGGCAATTGAGCAGAGTAAAGCGGGGCGTGCGCACATTTTGGAACATATGCTTAGCGTGCTTCCGGAGCCTCGTGAGTCGCTCAGTCCGTATGCGCCACGAATTGAGAAGATTAAGATTGACCCAGATAAGATTGGCGTGATTATTGGTAAGGGTGGCGAGACGATCAATAAGATCACTTCGGAAACTGGTGCTGAGATTGACATTAAGGAAGATGGTTTGATTACTGTGGCTAGCCCAGACGGCGCGTCGATTGAAAAGGCTATGAATTGGATTAAGGGTCTGGTTGAGGAGCCAGAAGTCGGCAAGATTTACGAAGGTAAAGTTGTTGGCATTAAAGATTTTGGTGCATTTGTGAATATACTTCCTGGTGTTGACGGAATGGTTCATATTTCAAAATTGGCAGAACGTCGAGTTGAAAAAGTGACTGATGTTGTGAAAGAAGGGCAAACTGTTCGCGTGAAAATTACTGGAATTGACGAGCGCGGTAAGATTAATTTGACGATGATTGGTTTGTAA
- a CDS encoding uracil-DNA glycosylase, whose amino-acid sequence MDKQVKLDALAEEIVKEKVCSDLADQATQLVMGDGNPDADIVFIGEAPGKNEDLQGKPFVGAAGKFLDEMLKSADLQRSDVYITNIVKYRPPNNRDPLPEEKRQFWPYLLRQLEIIQPKAILTLGRHSGGGFIPGLQISKEHGRPRKVRLHELEFVVIPLYHPAAALYNGGMRQTLIDDFIQAVEFVKNNSGA is encoded by the coding sequence ATGGACAAGCAGGTTAAATTGGACGCGTTGGCGGAAGAAATTGTAAAAGAGAAGGTTTGCTCGGATCTGGCGGATCAGGCGACGCAGCTTGTTATGGGCGATGGAAATCCTGATGCTGATATCGTTTTTATTGGCGAGGCGCCGGGGAAGAATGAAGATTTGCAGGGCAAGCCGTTCGTTGGCGCTGCGGGAAAATTCCTTGATGAAATGTTAAAGTCTGCTGATCTGCAACGTTCAGATGTGTATATTACTAATATTGTTAAATATCGACCGCCGAATAATCGTGACCCGTTACCAGAGGAAAAGCGCCAATTTTGGCCATATTTACTCAGGCAATTAGAAATCATCCAGCCAAAGGCTATTTTGACCTTAGGGCGGCACAGTGGCGGCGGATTTATTCCAGGATTGCAGATCAGTAAAGAACACGGTCGTCCACGTAAAGTGCGTCTGCATGAGCTTGAATTCGTAGTGATTCCGCTATATCATCCGGCGGCCGCGCTTTATAACGGCGGTATGCGCCAGACATTAATTGACGATTTTATTCAGGCTGTGGAATTTGTGAAGAATAATAGCGGCGCTTAA
- a CDS encoding RrF2 family transcriptional regulator, with product MRLSGAVEQACCIMAILADPKRTTPVTNDALAEKMMVSPTYLKKISRKLVIAKLITSTQGTGGGFILARKMNEVTLHDVVLAIEGESPFFQPQGIVERVFHSRPRQVEIGMNMIEKVFSEAQEKWSEYLKTVTLEDIAEEVTHD from the coding sequence ATGAGATTATCGGGAGCTGTTGAGCAAGCGTGCTGTATTATGGCGATTCTGGCGGATCCGAAAAGGACGACGCCGGTAACTAATGATGCGCTGGCGGAAAAGATGATGGTTTCGCCGACGTACTTGAAGAAAATTAGTCGGAAATTGGTAATAGCAAAGTTAATCACTTCAACGCAGGGAACTGGCGGTGGATTTATTTTAGCGAGAAAAATGAACGAAGTTACGTTGCATGATGTTGTCCTTGCAATTGAGGGGGAATCGCCATTTTTTCAACCCCAGGGAATTGTTGAGAGAGTTTTTCATTCGCGTCCTCGTCAGGTGGAAATTGGTATGAATATGATAGAAAAGGTTTTCTCTGAAGCGCAGGAAAAGTGGAGTGAATATTTGAAAACTGTGACGCTGGAAGATATCGCAGAGGAGGTTACACATGATTAA